From a single Rutidosis leptorrhynchoides isolate AG116_Rl617_1_P2 chromosome 5, CSIRO_AGI_Rlap_v1, whole genome shotgun sequence genomic region:
- the LOC139848039 gene encoding cytoplasmic 60S subunit biogenesis factor REI1 homolog 1-like, protein MIILIRPIIELNRVMAGESLMCDACNKQLIDENDQQNHYKSQWHHYNLKRKIAGVQGVTEAVYLAKKSTRAEEKRELQKGPAMSYTCGLCNKKYRSSKAYDHHLKSRAHTSRVSHDYDYDQNESIPVVKPILARVVVKEEHDDDNDDDDDDNVDDDDDDPTCCFMCDKKHKTIEKCMAHMHKRHGLFIPDVEYLKDPAGLLTYLGHKVKRDFACLYCNINCHPFDSLEAVRKHMAAKSHCKVHYGDDSEEEEAEFDEFYDYDSSYITGNGKQLVTADDVSRSIKLGIGSELIITRETDNGISIKAIGSREYLRYYRQKPRPSQNAVFTAAMLAARYRTISLSTVQSSEKMVDMKVLKKMNRSGVEVMQCKLSMRSNNFMKSNLIRNQPKKITH, encoded by the exons ATGATCATTCTAATTCGTCCAATTATCGAATTAAATAGAGTAATGGCAGGTGAATCATTAATGTGCGACGCTTGCAACAAACAACTAATCGACGAAAACGATCAGCAGAATCATTACAAGTCCCAATGGCATCATTACAATCTCAAACGCAAG ATTGCAGGGGTTCAAGGAGTGACAGAAGCAGTCTATTTAGCCAAAAAATCAACTCGAGCTGAAGAGAAGCGTGAGCTGCAGAAAGGGCCCGCCATGTCGTATACTTGTGGCCTTTGTAATAAAAAATATAGAAGTTCCAAGGCTTATGATCATCATCTAAAATCTCGAGCTCATACTTCGCGCGTGTCACATGATTATGACTATGATCAGAACGAGAGCATTCCAGTAGTAAAGCCAATACTGGCCCGTGTTGTGGTTAAAGAGGAGCatgatgatgacaatgatgatgatgatgatgacaatgttgatgatgatgatgatgatccaactTGTTGCTTTATGTGTGACAAAAAGCATAAAACTATCGAGAAATGTATGGCTCATATGCACAAGCGTCATGGTCTATTCATACCCGATGTTGAATATTTGAAAGATCCAGCTGGTCTGCTTACGTACCTTGGACATAAG GTGAAACGGGATTTTGCGTGTTTGTATTGCAACATCAATTGCCACCCTTTCGACAGTTTAGAAGCGGTTAGGAAACACATGGCTGCAAAAAGCCATTGCAAAGTGCACTATGGTGATGATAGTGAAGAAGAAGAAGCCGAATTTGATGAATTCTACGATTACGACAGCAG TTACATAACTGGAAATGGGAAGCAGCTGGTGACTGCTGATGACGTCAGTCGCAGCATAAAACTCGGAATTGGGTCTGAACTCATTATTACTAGAGAAACTGATAATGGAATATCAATAAAAGCAATCGGCTCTAGGGAATATTTGCGTTATTATCGCCAAAAACCACGCCCATCTCAAAATGCGGTTTTCACTGCTGCTATGCTTGCCGCAAG GTATAGGACGATTAGTTTGTCGACTGTACAATCAAGCGAGAAAATGGTTGATATGAAGGTTTTGAAGAAGATGAATAGGTCAGGGGTGGAGGTAATGCAATGCAAGTTAAGCATGAGAAGTAATAATTTCATGAAAAGTAACCTGATTCGTAACCAGCCGAAGAAGATTACACATTGA